In Leptodesmis sichuanensis A121, the following are encoded in one genomic region:
- a CDS encoding ISL3 family transposase codes for MHRKNTGWAGVKRIGIDEISKRKGHQNFATVIGDVEAGKLIEVIDSHQQEDIIEILKQQPIEVRAKVEEVSVDMWGGFPKVVKKVFPNAVVVIDRFHVMKLVNEELNKIRRQSGVSDRGSKFILLKNGKDLTAEEKTKLEEILKRSKRLGKAYEWKEEFRAIYEQPLTVEEGKRQIQGWLDQARVVYSEASTTIRNHLDGISNYFRNRTTSGAMEGINNRIKLIKRQAYGFVNFNNFRERLLACFSD; via the coding sequence ATGCACAGAAAAAACACGGGATGGGCAGGAGTCAAACGCATTGGGATTGATGAAATCAGCAAGCGGAAAGGGCATCAAAACTTCGCCACCGTTATCGGCGACGTTGAGGCCGGGAAATTGATTGAAGTGATTGACAGTCACCAACAGGAAGACATTATTGAAATCCTGAAGCAGCAGCCCATAGAGGTGCGTGCAAAAGTTGAAGAGGTGAGCGTGGATATGTGGGGAGGATTCCCAAAGGTAGTCAAGAAAGTGTTTCCCAATGCCGTGGTAGTGATTGACCGCTTTCATGTCATGAAATTAGTCAATGAGGAGTTAAATAAAATTCGTAGACAATCGGGTGTATCAGACCGAGGTAGCAAATTCATTTTGCTCAAGAATGGCAAGGATTTAACAGCAGAAGAAAAGACAAAGTTAGAAGAGATTCTGAAACGGTCAAAGCGATTAGGAAAAGCCTATGAGTGGAAAGAAGAGTTTCGCGCGATTTATGAACAACCATTAACCGTTGAGGAAGGCAAGCGTCAGATCCAAGGGTGGCTCGATCAAGCGCGAGTCGTCTATAGTGAAGCAAGCACAACGATTCGTAACCATTTAGATGGGATTAGCAACTACTTTCGGAATCGCACAACGAGTGGCGCAATGGAGGGAATCAACAACCGAATTAAATTGATTAAACGGCAAGCTTATGGCTTTGTCAATTTCAACAATTTTCGAGAAAGACTATTAGCCTGCTTCTCTGATTAA
- a CDS encoding transposase family protein, with the protein MDIHLDRLLNFPHVTVESCIQKDNEVYLKLRLLNQESSCPHCKKSSSELHQNRPILIRDLSIFGQVTYLKIPRRQFYCRDCQRYFTESLTFMDAGRQYTRRYEEHIYQQVQLSSMEQVGRVEGLSFERIEGIFKHQYAQKKHGMGRSQTHWD; encoded by the coding sequence ATGGACATACATCTTGATAGATTGCTTAACTTCCCTCACGTTACGGTTGAAAGTTGCATTCAAAAAGACAATGAAGTGTACTTAAAGTTGCGCTTGCTCAATCAAGAATCTAGCTGTCCACACTGTAAGAAATCAAGTTCAGAGTTGCATCAAAACCGTCCGATTTTGATTCGAGACCTATCGATTTTTGGCCAAGTCACTTATTTGAAAATTCCTCGTCGTCAGTTTTATTGTCGTGATTGCCAACGTTATTTTACTGAGTCATTGACATTTATGGATGCAGGACGGCAGTACACTCGACGCTATGAGGAGCATATTTACCAGCAAGTACAACTGTCAAGTATGGAGCAAGTGGGTCGCGTAGAAGGATTAAGCTTTGAGCGCATTGAAGGGATTTTCAAGCATCAGTATGCACAGAAAAAACACGGGATGGGCAGGAGTCAAACGCATTGGGATTGA